A DNA window from Kitasatospora atroaurantiaca contains the following coding sequences:
- a CDS encoding 3-hydroxybutyrate dehydrogenase, protein MDTTSARPLGDRTALVTGAASGIGRACAEAFAAAGARVYVVDVAAGPAKELAERIGGVAYVADLSDPAAVDALPDDADIVVNNAGLQHVAPLHEFPPERFTLIQRVMVEAPFRILRRTLPHMYEQDWGRVVNISSVHGLRASAFKSAYVTAKHALEGLSKTVALEGAPYGVTSNCINPAYVRTALVEQQIAAQAVAHGIHEDEVVEQIMLDRTAVKRLIEPDEVAQLAVWLCSPHASYITGASLPVDGGWTAH, encoded by the coding sequence ATGGACACCACTTCAGCCCGCCCGCTCGGCGACCGTACGGCGCTGGTCACCGGCGCCGCCTCGGGCATCGGCCGGGCCTGTGCCGAGGCCTTCGCCGCAGCCGGCGCGCGGGTCTACGTCGTCGACGTCGCGGCCGGGCCTGCCAAGGAGCTCGCCGAGCGGATCGGCGGGGTGGCGTACGTCGCGGACCTCTCCGACCCGGCCGCGGTGGACGCCCTGCCGGACGACGCCGACATCGTCGTCAACAACGCGGGCCTCCAGCATGTCGCGCCGCTGCACGAGTTCCCGCCGGAGCGGTTCACGCTGATCCAGCGGGTGATGGTGGAGGCCCCGTTCCGCATCCTGCGCCGCACCCTGCCCCATATGTACGAGCAGGACTGGGGACGGGTCGTCAACATCTCCTCCGTGCACGGCCTGCGGGCCAGCGCCTTCAAGTCCGCGTACGTGACGGCGAAGCACGCCCTGGAGGGCCTCAGCAAGACGGTGGCCCTGGAGGGCGCCCCGTACGGGGTGACCAGCAACTGCATCAACCCCGCCTATGTCCGCACCGCGCTGGTGGAGCAGCAGATCGCCGCCCAGGCGGTCGCGCACGGCATCCACGAGGACGAGGTGGTCGAGCAGATCATGCTCGACCGCACCGCCGTCAAGCGCCTGATCGAACCCGACGAGGTGGCACAGCTCGCCGTCTGGCTGTGCTCCCCCCACGCCTCGTACATCACCGGTGCCAGCCTGCCCGTGGACGGCGGCTGGACCGCGCACTGA
- a CDS encoding MFS transporter, which yields MASSPDAARTSSPLWKVVGASLIGTTIEWYDYFLYGTAAALVFGKVFFPNSDPLTGTLLSFLTYAIGFAARPLGALVFGHFGDRIGRKRLLVLSLLLMGGATTLIGCLPTYNQVGVAAPIMLTGLRLVQGFALGGEWGGAVLLVSEHGDAKRRGFWASWPQGGAPAGNLLAAGVLSLLTGIQSDATFIAWGWRVPFLLSALLVMVGMWIRLSVDESPLFKQALAAAEARQTAEQPPLVAVLRNHWREVLTAMGARMAENISYYVMTTFVLAYAVGHVHLPKQTALNAVLIASAIQFALIPVFGALSDRVGRKPVYLVGAAGVGIWAFVFFGLVDTKSFGSLLLAVTIGLVFHSAMYAPQAAFFSELFATRMRYSGASIGAQFASVAAGAPAPLIATALLKDYGSSTPISVYVAIAAVITILAVLCAKETRGRDLAEVAPSTADAEPVAATA from the coding sequence ATGGCCAGTTCTCCCGACGCCGCGAGAACCAGCTCCCCCCTCTGGAAGGTGGTCGGCGCCAGCCTGATCGGCACCACCATCGAGTGGTACGACTACTTCTTGTACGGCACCGCCGCCGCGCTCGTCTTCGGCAAGGTGTTCTTCCCCAACAGCGACCCGCTGACGGGCACTCTGCTCTCCTTCCTCACCTATGCGATCGGCTTCGCCGCCCGGCCGCTGGGCGCGCTGGTCTTCGGGCACTTCGGCGACCGGATAGGCCGCAAGAGGCTGCTGGTGCTGAGCCTCTTGCTGATGGGCGGGGCGACCACGCTGATCGGCTGCCTGCCGACGTACAACCAGGTCGGTGTGGCCGCACCGATCATGCTCACCGGGCTGCGGCTGGTGCAGGGCTTCGCGCTCGGTGGCGAGTGGGGCGGGGCGGTGCTGCTGGTCTCCGAGCACGGGGATGCCAAGCGGCGCGGCTTCTGGGCCTCCTGGCCGCAGGGCGGCGCCCCGGCCGGGAACCTGCTGGCGGCCGGCGTGCTCTCGCTGCTGACGGGCATTCAGTCGGATGCGACCTTCATCGCCTGGGGCTGGCGGGTGCCGTTCCTGCTCTCGGCGCTGCTGGTGATGGTCGGCATGTGGATCCGGCTCTCGGTCGACGAGTCGCCGCTGTTCAAGCAGGCACTGGCGGCGGCCGAGGCCCGGCAGACGGCGGAGCAGCCCCCGCTGGTGGCCGTACTGCGCAACCACTGGCGTGAGGTGCTGACCGCGATGGGCGCGCGGATGGCGGAGAACATCTCGTACTACGTGATGACCACCTTCGTCCTCGCGTACGCCGTCGGGCACGTCCACCTGCCCAAGCAGACCGCGCTCAACGCCGTGCTCATCGCCTCGGCGATCCAGTTCGCGCTGATCCCGGTGTTCGGCGCACTCTCCGACCGGGTCGGCCGCAAACCGGTCTACCTGGTGGGCGCGGCGGGCGTCGGGATCTGGGCCTTCGTCTTCTTCGGGCTGGTGGACACCAAGAGCTTCGGCTCGCTGCTGCTCGCGGTGACCATCGGTCTGGTCTTCCACAGTGCGATGTACGCGCCGCAGGCGGCGTTCTTCTCCGAGCTGTTCGCGACCCGGATGCGGTACTCCGGCGCTTCGATCGGCGCCCAGTTCGCCTCGGTGGCGGCGGGCGCCCCCGCCCCGCTGATCGCCACCGCACTGCTCAAGGACTACGGCAGCTCGACCCCGATCTCGGTGTACGTCGCGATCGCGGCCGTGATCACCATCCTCGCGGTCCTCTGCGCCAAGGAGACCCGCGGGCGCGACCTCGCCGAGGTCGCGCCGTCCACGGCGGACGCCGAGCCGGTGGCCGCCACCGCCTGA
- a CDS encoding helix-turn-helix domain-containing protein, whose protein sequence is MTRTMDAVPALRKLLDLLASGAATEDFADVLAEARRQGAPADVLAEIDDATWLALRVHRTMRQHRRREAELTALFDTAGDLAASRDLDSVLQAIVRRARMLLGTDTAYLTLPDPAAGDTYMRVTDGSVSVLFQTLRLSLGDGLGGLVAQTARPYATPDYRTDERFRHTGQIDAGVLDEGLVAIIGVPLLLGGQVIGVLFAADRSPRAFSPDEVALLCTLAAHAAIALDTANSLAGTRAALTELNAANAVIQAHSAAVQRAEQAHDRLTDLVLRGAEVPDVAAEVAALLGCEVAVHDAEGVVLAGRPAPSEGLAEAVAASRAEGRAVRHGDGWVCVVLAGQEPLGSLVLHGRPDLDDADRRLFERASVVTALLLLLRRSVAETENRVRGELLADLLTAPGRDPAGLTARGRRLGVDLGRPHLVLVAETLPEDRARLAGAASRYLFGTRGISAEHAEAVVLLLPDDGTAPGRAAAEAADRLARLAGTPVTVGAGRVAAGPAALAAAHAEGLRCVRALRVLGREGDGASAADLGFLGVLLGDGHDVDAFVGAALGPLLEYDARRGTELVRTLRAYFDCGGSLTRAKDDLHVHVNTVVQRLDRVEVLLGHDWNHPERSLELQLALRLQLLTDG, encoded by the coding sequence ATGACCCGCACCATGGACGCCGTACCCGCCCTCCGTAAGCTGCTCGACCTGCTCGCCTCCGGCGCCGCGACCGAGGACTTCGCCGACGTGCTCGCCGAGGCCCGGCGCCAGGGCGCGCCGGCCGACGTACTCGCCGAGATCGACGACGCCACCTGGCTGGCACTGCGGGTGCACCGGACGATGCGTCAGCACCGCCGCCGCGAGGCCGAGCTGACGGCGCTCTTCGACACCGCCGGGGACCTCGCCGCCTCGCGGGATCTGGACTCCGTGCTGCAGGCGATCGTCCGCCGGGCCCGCATGCTGCTCGGTACCGACACCGCGTACCTCACCCTCCCCGACCCGGCCGCCGGGGACACCTACATGCGGGTCACCGACGGCTCGGTGTCCGTCCTCTTCCAGACGCTGCGGCTCAGCCTCGGCGACGGCCTCGGCGGCCTGGTGGCGCAGACCGCCCGCCCGTACGCGACACCGGACTACCGCACCGACGAGCGCTTCCGCCACACCGGGCAGATCGACGCCGGGGTGCTGGACGAGGGCCTGGTGGCGATCATCGGGGTGCCGCTGCTGCTCGGCGGGCAGGTGATCGGCGTGCTGTTCGCCGCCGACCGCTCGCCACGCGCCTTCTCCCCCGACGAGGTCGCCCTGCTCTGCACCCTCGCCGCGCACGCCGCGATCGCCCTGGACACCGCGAACTCACTGGCCGGGACCAGGGCCGCGCTCACCGAGCTCAACGCCGCCAACGCCGTCATCCAGGCGCACTCCGCCGCCGTCCAGCGCGCCGAGCAGGCCCACGACCGGCTCACCGACCTGGTCCTGCGCGGCGCCGAGGTACCGGACGTGGCCGCCGAGGTGGCCGCGCTGCTGGGCTGCGAGGTCGCCGTGCACGACGCCGAGGGCGTGGTGCTGGCCGGGCGGCCCGCGCCGAGCGAGGGCCTGGCCGAGGCGGTGGCGGCCTCCCGCGCCGAGGGCCGGGCGGTACGGCACGGCGACGGCTGGGTCTGCGTGGTGCTGGCCGGGCAGGAACCGCTCGGCAGCCTGGTGCTGCACGGCCGCCCCGACCTGGACGACGCCGACCGCCGCCTCTTCGAGCGGGCGAGCGTGGTGACCGCGCTGCTCCTGCTGCTGCGGCGCTCGGTCGCCGAGACCGAGAACCGGGTACGCGGCGAGCTGCTCGCCGACCTGCTCACCGCCCCTGGACGCGACCCGGCCGGCCTGACCGCGCGCGGGCGACGGCTGGGCGTGGACCTCGGCCGCCCGCACCTCGTCCTGGTCGCCGAGACGCTCCCCGAGGACCGGGCCAGACTGGCCGGAGCAGCCTCCCGCTACCTCTTCGGAACGCGCGGCATCAGCGCCGAGCACGCCGAGGCCGTGGTGCTGCTGCTCCCCGACGACGGCACCGCCCCCGGCCGGGCCGCCGCCGAGGCCGCCGACCGCCTGGCCCGGCTGGCCGGGACGCCCGTCACGGTGGGCGCGGGGCGGGTCGCCGCCGGGCCGGCCGCGCTGGCCGCCGCGCACGCGGAGGGGCTGCGCTGCGTACGGGCCCTGCGGGTGCTGGGCCGGGAGGGCGACGGTGCCTCGGCCGCCGACCTGGGCTTCCTGGGCGTGCTGCTCGGCGACGGGCACGACGTGGACGCGTTCGTCGGGGCGGCCCTCGGCCCGTTGCTGGAGTACGACGCCCGGCGCGGCACCGAGCTGGTCCGCACCCTGCGGGCGTACTTCGACTGCGGCGGCAGCCTGACCCGCGCCAAGGACGACCTGCACGTCCACGTGAACACCGTCGTCCAGCGCCTGGACCGGGTCGAGGTCCTCCTCGGCCACGACTGGAACCACCCCGAACGCTCCCTCGAACTCCAGCTCGCCCTCCGCCTCCAACTCCTGACTGACGGGTGA
- the lipB gene encoding lipoyl(octanoyl) transferase LipB — protein sequence MGIGEGSVPYEDAWAEQQRLHALRVADEIPDTVLLLEHPPVYTAGKRTNPEDYPLDGTPVVEVNRGGEITWHGPGQLIGYPIVKLPDPMDVVAYVRRLEEALIRACAEFGVATTRVEGRSGVWVLGEEIPDAVVDPSQVVEIGKLTLRMGLPLGIDPRLAGPEYAASNAGQRGDDRKLAAIGVRVARGVTMHGFALNCNPDMTWFDRIVPCGIRDAGVGSVSSELRRDFPVGEALPVVERHLAEVFAELPEPALAR from the coding sequence ATGGGCATCGGCGAGGGGTCGGTCCCGTACGAGGACGCGTGGGCGGAGCAGCAGCGACTGCACGCGCTGCGCGTCGCGGACGAGATACCGGACACCGTGCTGCTGCTGGAGCACCCGCCCGTCTACACCGCGGGCAAGCGCACCAACCCCGAGGACTACCCGCTGGACGGCACCCCGGTGGTCGAGGTCAACCGGGGCGGCGAGATCACCTGGCACGGCCCCGGCCAGCTGATCGGGTACCCGATCGTCAAGCTGCCGGACCCGATGGACGTCGTCGCGTACGTCCGGCGCCTGGAGGAGGCGCTGATCCGCGCCTGCGCCGAGTTCGGCGTCGCCACCACCCGGGTCGAGGGCCGCAGCGGGGTGTGGGTGCTGGGCGAGGAGATCCCGGACGCGGTGGTGGACCCGTCGCAGGTGGTCGAGATCGGCAAGCTGACGCTGCGGATGGGTCTGCCGCTGGGCATCGACCCGCGGCTCGCGGGCCCCGAGTACGCGGCGTCCAACGCCGGGCAGCGCGGCGACGACCGCAAGCTCGCGGCGATCGGCGTCCGGGTCGCGCGGGGCGTGACGATGCACGGCTTCGCGCTCAACTGCAATCCGGACATGACCTGGTTCGACCGGATCGTGCCGTGCGGGATCCGCGATGCCGGGGTCGGTTCGGTCAGCTCCGAGCTTCGCCGGGACTTCCCGGTCGGCGAGGCACTGCCGGTGGTCGAGCGGCACCTCGCCGAGGTGTTCGCGGAGCTGCCGGAACCCGCGCTCGCCCGCTGA
- the lipA gene encoding lipoyl synthase has protein sequence MSAVAPDGRKLLRLEVRNSETPIERKPEWIKTRAKMGPEYNALHSLVKKEGLHTVCQEAGCPNIFECWEDREATFLIGGDQCTRRCDFCQIDTGKPAEFDRDEPRRVAESIVTMDLNYATITGVARDDLEDGGAWLYAETVRQVHAMTAAREAGRTGVELLIPDFNAVPEQLAEVFSSRPEVLAHNVETVPRIFKRIRPAFRYERSLDVITQARAAGLVTKSNLILGMGETREEVSQALADLVGAGCELITITQYLRPSVRHHPVERWVKPQEFVELQEEAEELGFAGVMSGPLVRSSYRAGRLYRQALEHRAKAAV, from the coding sequence GTGTCCGCTGTCGCACCAGACGGCAGGAAGCTGCTCCGCCTGGAGGTCCGCAACAGCGAGACCCCCATCGAGCGGAAGCCTGAGTGGATCAAGACCCGGGCGAAGATGGGGCCGGAGTACAACGCCCTGCACTCGCTCGTGAAGAAGGAAGGGCTGCACACGGTCTGCCAGGAGGCCGGCTGCCCCAACATCTTCGAGTGCTGGGAGGACCGCGAGGCGACCTTCCTCATCGGCGGTGACCAGTGCACCCGCCGCTGCGACTTCTGCCAGATCGACACCGGCAAGCCCGCCGAGTTCGACCGGGACGAGCCGCGCCGCGTCGCCGAGTCCATCGTGACGATGGACCTCAACTACGCCACCATCACCGGTGTCGCCCGCGACGACCTGGAGGACGGCGGCGCCTGGCTGTACGCCGAGACCGTGCGCCAGGTGCACGCGATGACGGCGGCCCGTGAGGCCGGCCGGACCGGCGTCGAGCTCCTGATCCCGGACTTCAACGCGGTGCCCGAGCAGCTGGCCGAGGTCTTCTCCTCCCGCCCCGAGGTGCTCGCGCACAACGTCGAGACCGTCCCCCGGATCTTCAAGCGGATCCGCCCGGCCTTCCGGTACGAGCGTTCGCTGGACGTCATCACCCAGGCGCGCGCCGCCGGGCTGGTGACCAAGTCCAACCTGATCCTGGGTATGGGCGAGACCCGCGAGGAGGTCAGCCAGGCGCTGGCCGACCTGGTCGGGGCCGGCTGCGAGCTGATCACCATCACCCAGTACCTGCGTCCTTCCGTGCGCCACCACCCCGTCGAGCGCTGGGTGAAGCCGCAGGAGTTCGTGGAGCTGCAGGAGGAGGCCGAGGAGCTCGGCTTCGCCGGCGTCATGTCCGGCCCGCTGGTGCGCTCCTCGTACCGCGCCGGCCGCCTGTACCGGCAGGCGCTGGAGCACCGCGCGAAGGCTGCGGTCTGA
- a CDS encoding DUF4191 domain-containing protein → MARETSENPGRLKQIRLAYQMTKKVDTKIGLIIAGIGLIVFGVFLAIGFAIDHPIYLGILGFVVAFLAMAIVFGRRAERAAFGQMEGQPGAVAAVLNNIRRGWNANPTPVAVTRNQDAVYRAVGRAGIALIGEGNPNRVRPLLASEKKKMARVVGDVPVHDIMVGDGEGEVQLKKLQIHLMRLPRAITPAQVTETNDRLRALGDLLSKAPIPKGPMPKGARMPKGGQAR, encoded by the coding sequence ATGGCGAGGGAAACATCCGAGAACCCCGGGCGACTCAAGCAGATCCGCCTGGCGTATCAAATGACCAAGAAGGTCGACACCAAGATCGGCCTGATCATCGCAGGCATCGGCCTCATCGTCTTCGGCGTGTTCCTCGCCATCGGCTTTGCGATCGACCACCCCATCTACCTGGGCATCCTGGGCTTCGTCGTGGCCTTCCTGGCCATGGCGATCGTCTTCGGGCGGCGCGCGGAGCGGGCGGCCTTCGGGCAGATGGAGGGCCAGCCGGGTGCGGTGGCAGCCGTGCTGAACAACATCCGGCGCGGCTGGAACGCCAACCCGACGCCGGTGGCGGTGACTCGTAACCAGGACGCGGTCTACCGCGCGGTCGGGCGAGCCGGCATCGCGCTGATCGGCGAGGGCAACCCGAACCGGGTGCGTCCGCTGCTCGCGTCCGAGAAGAAGAAGATGGCCCGGGTCGTCGGCGACGTCCCGGTGCACGACATCATGGTGGGCGACGGCGAGGGCGAGGTGCAGCTCAAGAAGCTGCAGATCCACCTGATGCGACTGCCGCGCGCCATCACGCCGGCTCAGGTCACCGAGACCAACGACCGCCTGCGCGCGCTGGGCGACCTGCTCTCCAAGGCGCCGATCCCCAAGGGCCCGATGCCCAAGGGCGCCCGGATGCCCAAGGGCGGCCAGGCCCGCTGA
- a CDS encoding RDD family protein codes for MDTREALGSWIDGPKAAAEKMGADFGYRGERLGLPEEGPGSIAGPGRRIGALFVDGWLCSLVAYGLLARGEQATANLWTTPLFYTMTGLLIATTGTTIGKRLFGLRVVRLDGGRASIPQVLLRTLLLCLVVPAVVWDRDTRGLHDKAVGTVEVRI; via the coding sequence GTGGACACCAGAGAAGCGTTGGGATCGTGGATCGACGGCCCGAAGGCCGCCGCCGAGAAGATGGGCGCCGACTTCGGGTACCGCGGCGAGCGCCTCGGCCTGCCCGAGGAGGGCCCCGGCTCGATCGCCGGACCCGGCCGCCGGATCGGCGCGCTGTTCGTCGACGGCTGGCTCTGCAGCCTGGTCGCGTACGGGCTGCTCGCCCGCGGTGAGCAGGCGACGGCCAACCTGTGGACGACGCCGCTGTTCTACACGATGACGGGCCTGCTGATCGCCACCACCGGGACGACCATCGGCAAGCGGCTCTTCGGCCTGCGGGTGGTCCGGCTGGACGGCGGCCGGGCCTCCATTCCGCAGGTCCTGCTGCGGACCCTGCTGCTCTGCCTGGTGGTGCCCGCCGTGGTCTGGGACCGCGACACCCGGGGCCTGCACGACAAGGCGGTCGGCACCGTCGAGGTCCGAATCTGA
- the glnA gene encoding type I glutamate--ammonia ligase, with amino-acid sequence MFNNAAEVKQYIADNDIKFIDVRFCDLPGVMQHFSVPASTFDPSETLMFDGSSIRGFQAIHESDMALVPDLATARLDPFRKDKHLNINFFIQDPITGEAYSRDPRNVAKKAEAFLASSGIADAAYFGPEAEFYVFDSVRFETSANASYYHIDSEAGAWNTGSAEGDVRGYKVKYKGGYFPIPPVDHFADLRAEMSLELSAAGLEVERQHHEVGTAGQAEINYKFNSLLHAADDLMLFKYIIKNVAWRNGKTATFMPKPIFGDNGSGMHVHQSLWSDGTPLFYDEQGYAGLSDTARYYIGGLLKHAPSLLAFTNPSVNSYHRLVPGFEAPVNLVYSQRNRSAAIRIPITGSNAKAKRIEFRAPDPSSNPYLAFSAMLMAGLDGIKNKIEPLEPVDKDLYELAPDEHASVPQVPASLSAVLEALEADHEYLLAGGVFTPDLIETWIDFKRTNEIAPIALRPHPHEFELYFDL; translated from the coding sequence ATGTTCAACAACGCCGCCGAGGTCAAGCAGTACATCGCGGACAACGACATCAAGTTCATCGATGTCCGCTTCTGCGACCTGCCGGGCGTCATGCAGCACTTCTCAGTGCCTGCGTCGACCTTCGACCCGTCCGAGACACTCATGTTCGACGGCTCGTCGATCCGCGGCTTCCAGGCGATCCACGAGTCCGACATGGCACTCGTCCCCGACCTGGCCACGGCCCGGCTGGACCCGTTCCGCAAGGACAAGCACCTCAACATCAACTTCTTCATCCAGGACCCGATCACGGGCGAGGCCTACAGCCGCGACCCGCGCAACGTGGCCAAGAAGGCCGAGGCGTTCCTGGCCTCCTCCGGCATCGCGGACGCCGCGTACTTCGGGCCCGAGGCCGAGTTCTACGTCTTCGACTCGGTGCGCTTCGAGACCAGCGCCAACGCCTCGTACTACCACATCGACTCCGAGGCGGGAGCCTGGAACACCGGCTCGGCCGAGGGCGACGTCCGCGGCTACAAGGTCAAGTACAAGGGCGGGTACTTCCCGATCCCGCCGGTCGACCACTTCGCCGACCTGCGCGCGGAGATGTCGCTGGAGCTCTCGGCGGCCGGCCTCGAGGTCGAGCGCCAGCACCACGAGGTGGGCACCGCCGGGCAGGCGGAGATCAACTACAAGTTCAACAGCCTGCTGCACGCCGCCGACGACCTGATGCTGTTCAAGTACATCATCAAGAACGTCGCCTGGCGGAACGGCAAGACCGCCACCTTCATGCCGAAGCCGATCTTCGGCGACAACGGCTCGGGCATGCACGTCCACCAGTCGCTGTGGAGCGACGGCACGCCGCTCTTCTACGACGAGCAGGGCTACGCGGGCCTCTCCGACACCGCCCGCTACTACATCGGCGGTCTGCTCAAGCACGCGCCGTCGCTGCTGGCCTTCACCAACCCCTCGGTGAACTCGTACCACCGACTGGTCCCGGGCTTCGAGGCACCGGTCAACCTGGTCTACTCGCAGCGCAACCGCTCGGCCGCGATCCGCATCCCGATCACCGGCTCGAACGCCAAGGCCAAGCGCATCGAGTTCCGCGCGCCGGACCCGTCCTCCAACCCGTACCTGGCCTTCTCGGCGATGCTGATGGCCGGCCTGGACGGCATCAAGAACAAGATCGAGCCGCTCGAGCCGGTCGACAAGGACCTGTACGAGCTGGCTCCCGACGAGCACGCCTCCGTCCCGCAGGTGCCGGCCTCGCTGTCGGCCGTGCTGGAGGCGCTGGAGGCCGACCACGAGTACCTGCTCGCGGGCGGGGTTTTCACCCCCGACCTGATCGAGACCTGGATCGACTTCAAGCGCACCAACGAGATCGCCCCGATCGCGCTGCGGCCGCACCCGCACGAGTTCGAGCTGTACTTCGACCTGTAG
- a CDS encoding Tn3 family transposase → MVGLGADARPRGPCHPSPLGAAFAEYGRIDKTLHLLAWANPVDDTYRHSLNRQLTVQESRLRLARAIAHGGNGQIRQAYRDGREGQLAVLGLVLNAAVLWKPRRRGHRPARATGEPVAEEDVKRLSPLLTSHINFHGRYAFSSTGPAQGRRPLRDRHAEKDTAGEGADD, encoded by the coding sequence GTGGTCGGACTCGGCGCGGATGCTCGGCCGCGAGGGCCATGCCATCCCAGCCCGCTCGGGGCGGCGTTCGCCGAGTACGGGCGCATCGACAAGACCCTGCACCTGCTCGCGTGGGCGAACCCGGTCGACGACACCTACCGGCATTCGCTGAACCGGCAGTTGACCGTGCAGGAGTCTCGCCTCCGTCTCGCCCGAGCCATCGCGCACGGCGGCAACGGGCAGATCCGGCAGGCCTACCGAGACGGCCGAGAAGGCCAGCTCGCGGTGCTGGGGCTGGTCCTGAACGCCGCGGTGCTGTGGAAACCTCGACGCCGCGGTCACCGCCCTGCGCGCGCGACGGGCGAGCCGGTGGCGGAGGAGGACGTGAAGCGGCTGTCGCCGCTACTTACCAGCCACATCAACTTCCACGGCCGCTACGCCTTCTCGTCCACTGGCCCGGCCCAGGGGCGACGCCCGCTGCGCGACCGGCACGCGGAGAAGGACACCGCCGGCGAAGGCGCGGACGATTAG
- a CDS encoding alpha/beta fold hydrolase, producing the protein MSKNRSAKRRRVSVAVAGVAGFALAAGVAVSASAATGGTTVSASVAQAKQLRAVKPTIVLVHGAWSDSSSWSGVVKRLQAAGYQVDAPANPLRGLKSDSAYLADYLETIQGPIVLVGHSYGGEVITNAATGNPNVKALVYIAALAPDQGESAAVISAEFPGSHLSDDPKAPVPTALNAVPFTQGVGGTGIDLYLKADKYRDVFLSGRFNNATAAELAATQRPLTAQGLVEPSGTPAWKTIPSWYLVASDDHTIPPAAEKFMAARAHAHTVEVDAPHAVALTDPGAVTSLIEKAVVARG; encoded by the coding sequence ATGTCCAAGAACCGCAGCGCCAAGCGCCGCCGGGTCAGCGTTGCCGTCGCCGGAGTGGCGGGCTTCGCCCTCGCCGCCGGAGTGGCCGTGAGCGCCTCCGCCGCCACGGGCGGCACCACCGTCAGTGCCTCCGTCGCTCAGGCGAAGCAGCTCCGCGCCGTCAAGCCGACGATCGTGCTGGTGCACGGCGCCTGGTCCGACTCGTCCAGCTGGAGCGGCGTCGTCAAGCGCCTCCAGGCGGCCGGCTACCAGGTCGACGCCCCGGCCAACCCGCTGCGCGGCCTGAAGAGCGACTCCGCCTACCTGGCCGACTACCTCGAGACAATCCAGGGCCCGATCGTCCTGGTCGGCCACTCCTACGGCGGCGAGGTCATTACCAACGCCGCCACGGGCAACCCGAACGTCAAGGCGCTCGTCTACATCGCCGCCCTGGCTCCGGACCAGGGCGAGAGCGCCGCGGTCATCAGCGCGGAGTTCCCCGGCAGCCACCTCAGCGACGACCCGAAGGCGCCGGTCCCCACCGCGCTGAACGCCGTCCCGTTCACGCAGGGCGTCGGCGGCACCGGTATCGACCTGTACCTCAAGGCGGACAAGTACCGCGACGTGTTCCTCAGCGGCCGATTCAACAACGCGACCGCCGCCGAGCTCGCGGCCACCCAGCGCCCCCTGACCGCGCAGGGGCTGGTCGAGCCCTCCGGCACCCCGGCCTGGAAGACGATCCCGTCTTGGTACCTCGTCGCGAGCGACGACCACACCATCCCGCCGGCTGCCGAGAAGTTCATGGCCGCGCGCGCCCACGCCCACACCGTCGAGGTCGACGCGCCGCACGCGGTCGCGCTGACCGACCCGGGCGCCGTGACGAGCCTCATCGAAAAGGCCGTCGTCGCCCGGGGCTGA
- a CDS encoding alpha/beta hydrolase: MTENTVPRPVLEPAAQAFAEATANPPYLFNLATAEGRKAVDEVQSGDIAKPAVDEEWITVDGGPTGSVRARVVKPVGSQSPLPVIIYIHGAGWVFGNAHTHDRLVRELAVGANAAVVFPEYDLSPEARYPVAIEQNYAVAQWVVRVGAAKGLDATRIAVAGDSVGGNMAAALTLMAKERGDVPLVQQVLFYPVTDASCNTPSYHQFAEGYFLRRDGMQWFWDQYTTDETERAQITASPLRATTEQLGDLPSALVITAEADVLRDEGEAYANKLREAGVSVTAVRYQGIIHDFVMLNALRETSAAEAAINQAVDVLRKALHAN, from the coding sequence ATGACCGAGAACACCGTGCCCCGTCCTGTCCTCGAACCCGCCGCACAGGCCTTCGCCGAGGCCACCGCGAACCCGCCGTACCTGTTCAACCTCGCCACGGCCGAGGGCCGCAAGGCCGTCGACGAGGTGCAGTCCGGCGACATCGCCAAGCCCGCCGTCGACGAGGAATGGATCACCGTCGACGGCGGCCCCACCGGCTCCGTCCGGGCCCGCGTCGTCAAGCCGGTCGGGAGCCAGAGCCCTCTCCCGGTGATCATCTACATTCACGGTGCGGGCTGGGTGTTCGGCAATGCCCACACCCACGACCGCCTGGTCCGTGAGCTGGCCGTGGGCGCGAACGCCGCCGTGGTCTTCCCCGAGTACGACCTGTCGCCCGAGGCCCGCTATCCGGTCGCCATCGAGCAGAACTACGCGGTCGCGCAGTGGGTGGTCCGCGTCGGTGCGGCCAAGGGCCTGGACGCCACCCGAATCGCGGTCGCCGGGGACTCGGTCGGCGGCAACATGGCCGCCGCGCTCACCTTGATGGCCAAGGAGCGCGGCGATGTCCCGCTGGTCCAGCAGGTCCTGTTCTACCCGGTGACCGACGCGAGCTGCAACACGCCCTCCTACCACCAGTTCGCCGAGGGCTACTTCCTGCGCCGCGACGGCATGCAGTGGTTCTGGGACCAGTACACGACGGATGAGACCGAGAGGGCCCAGATCACCGCGTCGCCCCTTCGGGCCACGACCGAGCAGCTCGGGGATCTGCCGTCGGCGCTGGTCATCACCGCCGAGGCCGACGTCCTGCGCGACGAGGGCGAGGCGTATGCCAACAAGCTCCGCGAAGCCGGCGTGTCCGTCACCGCGGTCCGCTACCAGGGGATCATCCACGACTTCGTGATGCTCAATGCCCTGCGTGAAACTTCCGCCGCCGAGGCAGCCATCAACCAGGCCGTCGACGTCCTGCGCAAGGCCCTGCACGCCAACTGA